In Spirosoma agri, one DNA window encodes the following:
- a CDS encoding sensor histidine kinase, whose amino-acid sequence MKPFLLTGCWFILHCFLSSWGAYGQTVNTDAVRGVPPTALYLSDEYDAHSQNFTITQDHRGVMYIGNFAGVLEYDGLNWKTIPTQNITKVSALLTAKDGTIYVGGNGEFGYLRLDSIGNPRFVSLSNRVSFSFGEVVTVVENREGIFFIAKRDTTQNNTIIEEGAVFRWNGRKLTEWMVKSAVESAFQIDQTVYIFQRKAGICTFRNGLLDPVGKSNRVPTLESVTSMLPLTSGKALIITKSQGLFQLENNLIVPFSSVVNAYLASNRAASATVLSDRSIAIATLQGGIVLLAPGGQTFELIRKVRGLTDQFINAAFYDREGNLWFALNNGIAEIEVPSPITLFDQSNRLTGEVMDIRRVNNVVYLAATNGLFTLENAVIRPVPGLSIGCFALTEAAGSLFVATSQGVYQLVNGRAQHITQTYSFCITASVIHPGLLYVGTEMGPGILSVSPRTTPVYQAIPGLTERIFGITEDSDSNLWFETLTTGLYKWVSVSKQLVHYTSRQGLPTMLYNQATSTTQGLLVYNEKGIYRYDAQKDRFFAYNPFRTSAKGTDFWKNALLEDSQRNIWTVEGDEKRVTLYQKQRNGFQTFTTPFMPISTAPINVIYPDRDGIVWFGGRNGVVRYDPAIIKRYNTPYQALIRQIQTTGGKKLYTGYTPTSGQSHTLRDQVPTLPYSSNDISFEFSAANYAVGNALTFSYKLEDYDKEWSDSTSSNNKKDYTNLPPGTYRFLVKARNLYGITSQEAEYTFTILPPWYAHWWSIALLLIGAGLLLFWLIRWRLNLLVREKQELETLIQERTEEIVFQKEELEKQSVELAVTNDQLEKIDLVVQSINAEIDFTKLFQTIPSKFSIVKNVTSVSFLAYDKKTDSFRFRALRSNHDLSHVEAVQITQEQAEKRFLLQAVEEYEDIYRNDNVQYEPLNNAVDDLTPPLSLITIVIKNEGRIEGFITLENTTRLNAFNQRDLSLIRSLKEHLIAAFIKTRLLEDLENTLNDLKNTQNELIRQERLASVGQLTKGIVDRILNPLNYVNNFSQLSDGLINELIILLENQKGVLPSDAVDDMFDEMSVLQKNLVKIQEHSNSTTRILKDMQKLLREKSRDFLETDLNSFIESKARTSCQEMGMRYADFKVKLSMNLEKKPIRTRLLPNEFGQVIENMMSNAYYTLHEKKKHHEDFIPEIQIKTEEKGEQVLVRFYDNGKGMSQNEVEKLFSPFFTTKPTSEGTGLGLFMVKDIVETHRGHINITTAEGEFTEVLITLPIIHT is encoded by the coding sequence ATGAAACCATTTTTGTTGACAGGTTGCTGGTTCATACTCCACTGCTTTCTGAGCAGTTGGGGAGCTTATGGCCAGACTGTCAACACGGATGCTGTTCGGGGTGTACCGCCAACCGCTCTGTATTTATCTGACGAGTACGACGCCCATAGTCAGAATTTTACCATTACTCAGGATCATCGGGGCGTCATGTACATTGGCAACTTTGCGGGGGTGCTGGAATACGACGGACTGAACTGGAAAACGATCCCCACTCAGAATATCACCAAAGTGTCGGCCCTGCTGACGGCCAAAGATGGAACAATCTATGTTGGCGGTAATGGCGAGTTTGGCTACCTGCGGCTCGACAGTATCGGTAATCCTCGTTTTGTCAGTCTGAGTAATCGGGTATCTTTCTCCTTTGGGGAAGTAGTGACCGTAGTGGAAAACAGGGAGGGCATCTTTTTCATTGCCAAGCGTGATACTACCCAGAACAATACAATTATTGAAGAAGGTGCTGTGTTTCGCTGGAATGGCAGGAAACTGACGGAGTGGATGGTGAAATCAGCCGTTGAATCGGCGTTTCAGATTGATCAAACCGTGTACATATTCCAGCGGAAAGCAGGTATTTGTACTTTCCGGAATGGTTTGCTTGATCCGGTTGGCAAGTCGAACCGTGTTCCTACTCTGGAAAGCGTAACGTCCATGCTTCCCCTGACAAGTGGAAAAGCACTCATCATTACCAAAAGCCAGGGACTTTTTCAGCTCGAGAACAACCTTATCGTGCCTTTCTCCAGCGTGGTGAATGCCTATCTGGCCAGTAACCGGGCAGCGAGTGCAACCGTTCTGAGCGATCGTTCTATTGCCATTGCCACCCTGCAGGGCGGGATTGTGCTATTAGCTCCGGGAGGGCAGACATTTGAGCTGATCCGCAAGGTTCGAGGGTTAACTGATCAGTTCATCAACGCTGCCTTCTACGACCGGGAAGGTAATTTGTGGTTTGCCCTGAACAATGGAATCGCCGAAATAGAGGTCCCCTCCCCTATCACGCTATTTGATCAATCCAACCGCCTGACAGGCGAAGTTATGGACATTCGGCGCGTGAACAACGTTGTTTATCTGGCGGCTACCAATGGCTTGTTCACCCTCGAAAACGCAGTGATACGCCCAGTGCCCGGTTTGAGCATCGGTTGTTTTGCCCTGACCGAAGCAGCCGGATCGCTGTTTGTCGCAACCAGTCAGGGAGTTTATCAGTTGGTTAACGGACGTGCTCAGCATATCACCCAAACCTATTCATTTTGCATCACGGCATCGGTTATCCATCCGGGGTTGCTTTATGTCGGTACCGAAATGGGACCGGGCATTCTGTCGGTTTCGCCCCGAACAACACCCGTTTACCAAGCCATTCCAGGCTTAACCGAACGAATTTTTGGAATTACCGAAGATTCAGACAGTAATTTATGGTTTGAGACACTGACCACTGGTTTATACAAGTGGGTTTCGGTTTCCAAGCAGTTGGTTCACTATACATCCCGGCAGGGATTACCAACGATGCTCTACAACCAGGCTACCAGCACAACGCAGGGTTTACTGGTCTACAACGAAAAAGGTATTTATCGGTATGATGCTCAAAAGGACCGCTTTTTCGCCTACAATCCCTTCAGAACATCCGCAAAGGGAACAGACTTCTGGAAAAATGCCCTCCTCGAAGATAGCCAGCGTAATATCTGGACCGTGGAGGGCGACGAGAAACGGGTTACATTGTATCAGAAGCAAAGGAATGGGTTTCAAACGTTCACCACTCCGTTCATGCCTATTTCAACCGCCCCCATCAACGTTATCTATCCTGACAGAGACGGTATTGTGTGGTTTGGCGGGCGCAATGGCGTAGTACGCTATGACCCTGCCATCATCAAACGGTACAACACCCCGTATCAGGCGCTGATTCGCCAGATTCAGACGACAGGCGGAAAAAAACTGTACACTGGTTATACGCCCACGTCCGGCCAGTCGCATACCCTAAGGGATCAGGTCCCCACGTTACCATACAGCAGCAATGACATCAGTTTTGAATTCTCAGCGGCCAATTATGCCGTTGGGAATGCGCTGACCTTCTCGTACAAACTGGAAGATTACGATAAAGAATGGTCCGATTCAACGTCTTCCAACAACAAAAAAGATTATACCAATTTACCGCCCGGCACATACCGCTTCCTAGTAAAAGCCCGCAATCTGTATGGCATTACGAGCCAGGAAGCCGAGTATACATTCACCATCCTGCCACCTTGGTACGCGCACTGGTGGAGCATTGCTTTGCTACTGATTGGGGCCGGCCTGTTGCTATTCTGGTTGATCCGGTGGCGGCTGAACCTGCTGGTACGCGAAAAGCAGGAACTCGAAACCCTGATCCAGGAACGAACCGAAGAAATTGTTTTCCAAAAGGAAGAACTCGAAAAACAATCGGTAGAACTGGCCGTTACAAACGATCAGCTCGAGAAGATCGACCTTGTTGTGCAGTCGATCAATGCCGAGATTGACTTTACCAAGCTGTTTCAAACGATTCCATCGAAGTTTTCGATTGTCAAGAACGTAACCAGTGTCAGCTTTCTGGCTTACGATAAAAAGACCGATTCGTTTCGGTTCAGGGCGCTTCGCAGCAACCACGACCTGTCACATGTTGAAGCGGTTCAGATAACGCAGGAGCAGGCCGAGAAACGGTTTCTGCTCCAGGCCGTAGAGGAATACGAAGACATTTATCGTAATGACAACGTTCAGTACGAACCCTTGAACAACGCAGTCGATGACCTTACCCCGCCCCTTTCGCTAATTACCATTGTCATCAAGAACGAAGGACGTATTGAAGGATTCATAACCCTCGAGAATACAACCCGGCTCAACGCGTTCAACCAGCGGGACCTAAGTCTGATCCGCAGCCTTAAAGAACACCTGATTGCCGCTTTCATTAAAACCCGCCTGCTGGAAGATCTGGAGAATACACTGAATGACCTTAAAAATACGCAGAATGAACTGATTCGGCAGGAAAGACTGGCTTCCGTGGGCCAACTCACCAAAGGAATCGTGGATCGGATTCTGAACCCGCTCAACTACGTCAATAATTTCTCGCAGTTATCAGACGGCCTGATCAATGAACTCATCATCCTTCTCGAAAATCAGAAGGGCGTTTTGCCATCCGATGCGGTTGATGACATGTTCGACGAAATGAGCGTTTTGCAAAAAAATCTGGTCAAGATTCAGGAGCATAGCAATAGCACTACCCGCATTTTGAAAGATATGCAGAAACTGCTCCGGGAAAAATCGCGGGATTTTCTGGAAACTGATCTCAATAGCTTTATCGAGAGTAAAGCCCGGACTTCGTGTCAGGAAATGGGCATGCGCTACGCCGATTTCAAGGTTAAACTGAGCATGAATTTGGAAAAGAAACCGATCCGAACCCGGTTGTTACCCAATGAATTTGGGCAGGTAATTGAAAACATGATGAGCAACGCGTACTATACGCTGCACGAAAAAAAGAAGCACCATGAGGACTTCATCCCCGAAATACAAATAAAGACCGAAGAGAAGGGGGAACAGGTACTGGTACGGTTCTATGACAATGGGAAGGGTATGTCACAGAATGAAGTCGAGAAATTATTCAGTCCTTTCTTTACGACGAAACCAACCTCCGAGGGTACAGGACTGGGCCTATTTATGGTCAAAGACATTGTTGAAACCCACCGGGGTCACATTAACATCACAACAGCAGAGGGCGAGTTTACCGAAGTACTGATCACGTTACCCATCATACATACCTAA
- a CDS encoding sensor histidine kinase — protein METPKQITEPGRLTNSPPVTSLETDALRERVAELDRLASIGQLTAGILHEIKNPLNFIINYARLSVDLVEEVESILPQFNDHPEVDELNAVLIILKGNIVRIRENGTRAERIMQGMLAQTRADSSVFELTDLNTLIEEFTKLAYQGVRAGDNAFVVSLDFDLDPTVGQIMIAPYEFNRVILNLVINACYAVDERRKRESDAYKPIISLFTQRYDDHLEIKIRDNGEGIPDGVKQKLFTPFFTTKPVGVGTGLGLALSRNIVHELHGGTLSVESEANNFTEFTISLPLEAKQESK, from the coding sequence ATGGAAACACCAAAACAAATAACCGAACCTGGCCGCCTGACCAATTCGCCACCTGTTACCTCTCTGGAAACGGATGCACTGCGGGAGCGGGTGGCCGAATTGGACCGGCTGGCTTCCATTGGTCAGCTAACAGCCGGTATACTGCATGAAATTAAAAATCCGCTCAATTTTATCATCAACTACGCCCGCCTGTCAGTGGATCTGGTTGAGGAAGTAGAAAGTATTCTGCCCCAGTTCAATGACCATCCCGAAGTGGATGAACTAAACGCCGTGCTGATAATACTTAAGGGCAACATTGTTCGTATTCGGGAAAACGGAACACGGGCCGAGAGAATTATGCAGGGGATGCTGGCCCAGACCCGCGCCGATTCGTCGGTGTTCGAGCTGACGGATCTGAACACCCTGATCGAGGAGTTCACGAAGCTGGCATACCAGGGAGTCAGAGCAGGTGACAATGCGTTTGTGGTATCACTGGATTTTGATTTGGACCCTACTGTTGGACAGATAATGATAGCTCCCTACGAGTTCAATCGCGTTATTCTGAACCTCGTCATCAATGCCTGTTATGCCGTCGACGAGCGCCGTAAAAGAGAATCCGACGCCTACAAGCCTATCATTAGCCTGTTTACACAACGATACGATGACCATCTGGAAATCAAAATCCGGGATAACGGGGAGGGGATCCCCGACGGAGTAAAGCAAAAGCTGTTCACTCCGTTTTTCACCACCAAACCCGTTGGCGTTGGAACGGGCCTAGGCCTGGCGCTGAGTCGCAACATCGTCCATGAACTGCACGGAGGCACACTTAGTGTCGAATCCGAAGCAAACAATTTCACTGAATTCACGATCAGCTTGCCACTGGAGGCTAAACAGGAAAGCAAATAA
- a CDS encoding PP2C family protein-serine/threonine phosphatase yields the protein MAIKILSVDDEGDMEMLIMQQFRRRIRDKDLEFVFANNGAEALAKLEEHGDITMILSDINMPEMDGLTFLSKLNEKNNPYQKAVMVSAYTDMDNIRTAMNRGAFDFVTKPINFSDLEITINKTIAHIDMLVRSQQDHDQLVAIQNDISIAQEIQQAMLPKAFPAFPNRTDFDLHGFLKAAKFVGGDLFDYFLMDDNRLFFLIGDVSDKGIPASLFMAITKAIFKSHFSNKNCGTICEEVARINSFLSADNQSMMFVTAFLGILDLTTGVIEYIDAGHEPPLILRKNGEVEVLKKQGGMALCIDGDYNYVSHTITLQPSDTLFTYTDGVPDANNKTGERFGMQRVKDILIAQTTAASPKQINDSVLSHLQEFIGSHAQFDDITALTLHYAG from the coding sequence ATGGCTATTAAAATACTAAGTGTGGACGACGAAGGCGACATGGAAATGCTGATTATGCAGCAGTTCAGACGGCGTATTCGGGATAAAGATCTTGAATTTGTTTTTGCGAACAACGGGGCAGAAGCCCTGGCTAAATTAGAGGAACACGGAGACATTACGATGATCTTGTCTGACATCAACATGCCGGAGATGGACGGGCTGACTTTCCTCTCCAAACTGAACGAGAAGAACAATCCCTACCAGAAAGCGGTGATGGTATCGGCTTATACCGACATGGACAACATCCGAACGGCTATGAACCGGGGAGCCTTTGATTTCGTGACCAAGCCGATCAACTTCTCGGACCTGGAAATCACGATCAACAAAACCATTGCTCACATCGATATGCTGGTGCGGTCGCAACAGGATCACGATCAGTTGGTTGCCATCCAGAATGACATCAGCATTGCTCAGGAAATTCAACAGGCCATGCTGCCCAAAGCGTTTCCGGCTTTTCCGAATCGCACCGATTTTGATCTGCATGGCTTCCTGAAAGCAGCCAAGTTTGTGGGGGGCGATCTGTTTGATTATTTCCTGATGGACGACAACCGGCTGTTTTTCCTGATTGGGGACGTATCTGACAAGGGCATTCCGGCTTCGCTGTTTATGGCGATTACAAAAGCGATCTTTAAAAGTCATTTCTCGAACAAAAATTGCGGTACAATCTGCGAAGAGGTAGCCCGGATTAACTCGTTCCTAAGCGCAGATAACCAGTCTATGATGTTCGTAACGGCCTTCTTGGGCATTCTGGACCTGACAACCGGCGTTATTGAATACATTGATGCCGGCCATGAACCCCCGCTTATTTTACGAAAGAACGGTGAAGTAGAAGTCCTGAAAAAGCAGGGCGGGATGGCGCTTTGCATCGACGGTGACTATAATTACGTGTCTCACACCATTACCCTACAGCCCAGCGATACGCTCTTCACATACACCGATGGTGTACCCGACGCGAACAACAAAACGGGCGAGCGCTTCGGCATGCAGCGGGTAAAAGACATCCTGATTGCCCAAACCACGGCTGCCTCTCCTAAACAGATTAATGATTCGGTGTTAAGTCATTTGCAGGAGTTCATCGGCAGTCATGCTCAGTTCGACGACATTACGGCTCTGACGCTGCATTACGCCGGCTAA
- a CDS encoding bestrophin family protein: MYTAKHIPFRIVASFAWRQILFFLFYSSGVCLLYALAGWTFLAIPFVPIATIGTAVAFYVGFKNNSSYERLWEGRRIWGGMVNASRAWGIMVMDYVGTIDAPECQSSVELYRQQQLLIYRHIAYLNALRLQLRKQPIWQEDRNVGIDLVGQHKAHATGTLESELSMFLHDDEVDFFVNRQNPATQIIKRQSAQLRELRTRGLISEFYHSDMEKMLVEFYNQQGAAERIKTFPFPRQYAFFSNIFVWLFLVLLPFGLLTEMSKIGGSYIWLTVPFYTLIAWVFLTMEVVGDTSENPFENSINDVPMTAICRNIEIDLREMLGETELPQRIQAVDNILM, from the coding sequence ATGTACACGGCCAAACATATTCCTTTTCGTATTGTAGCCTCCTTTGCCTGGCGTCAGATACTCTTTTTTTTGTTCTATTCGTCTGGAGTCTGCCTATTATATGCACTGGCTGGCTGGACGTTTCTGGCCATACCATTCGTGCCTATTGCCACTATTGGCACGGCTGTTGCCTTCTATGTTGGTTTCAAAAATAACTCCTCTTACGAACGCCTGTGGGAAGGCCGACGCATTTGGGGAGGGATGGTCAACGCCAGTCGAGCGTGGGGCATTATGGTTATGGACTATGTTGGTACCATTGACGCTCCGGAATGCCAGTCGTCAGTTGAATTGTACCGGCAGCAGCAATTGCTTATCTACCGGCATATTGCCTACCTGAATGCCCTGCGCCTACAGCTACGGAAACAACCCATCTGGCAGGAAGACAGAAACGTAGGGATTGACCTGGTCGGGCAGCACAAAGCCCATGCAACTGGTACGTTAGAAAGCGAATTAAGCATGTTCCTGCACGACGATGAGGTAGATTTCTTTGTCAACCGGCAAAATCCGGCTACCCAGATCATCAAACGCCAATCGGCCCAATTACGGGAACTACGCACCCGCGGACTGATTTCGGAATTCTACCACAGCGATATGGAGAAGATGCTGGTTGAGTTTTATAATCAGCAGGGAGCTGCCGAACGCATCAAAACATTTCCGTTTCCCCGGCAATACGCCTTCTTCAGCAATATTTTTGTATGGCTGTTTCTGGTATTGCTACCCTTCGGCTTACTTACCGAGATGAGCAAGATCGGTGGCTCCTATATATGGCTGACAGTACCTTTTTACACGTTGATTGCTTGGGTTTTCCTAACTATGGAGGTAGTGGGCGATACGAGCGAAAATCCCTTTGAAAACAGCATCAACGACGTACCGATGACCGCCATTTGTCGCAATATCGAAATTGACCTGCGCGAGATGCTCGGCGAAACCGAACTACCCCAGCGTATCCAGGCTGTCGATAATATCCTGATGTAG
- a CDS encoding antibiotic biosynthesis monooxygenase family protein produces the protein MYARIVRASLTAETAQEAVTYFQNTVLPALKQHAGFAFGHCFYAPADQHVLMVSVWDSEEACPSAETSGLLGQAVSHLREYFAGKPTLDYYQVAV, from the coding sequence ATGTACGCTCGCATCGTTCGCGCTTCGCTAACGGCTGAGACAGCCCAGGAAGCGGTTACCTATTTTCAGAATACCGTACTGCCTGCTCTCAAGCAACACGCCGGGTTTGCCTTCGGCCATTGTTTTTACGCGCCAGCGGATCAGCATGTGTTGATGGTATCGGTCTGGGATTCGGAGGAAGCCTGCCCTAGCGCGGAAACCAGTGGTTTACTCGGCCAGGCGGTCAGTCATCTAAGAGAGTACTTCGCCGGCAAACCCACCTTGGACTATTATCAGGTAGCAGTGTAG
- a CDS encoding IS110 family transposase, translating into MRCKPLLILKKWRHRPSDCHAGVAPFDYKSGTSVRGRPGASHHARKRLNSLFH; encoded by the coding sequence ATGAGATGCAAACCATTACTGATCCTAAAAAAATGGCGGCATCGGCCATCCGACTGCCATGCTGGTGTTGCCCCCTTCGACTACAAGTCTGGCACCAGTGTACGGGGTAGGCCTGGTGCTAGCCACCATGCTCGTAAGCGACTCAACTCTCTTTTTCACTGA
- a CDS encoding reprolysin-like metallopeptidase, whose amino-acid sequence MRNATNYVRGQLSARPILSALFVWLLFSGGVAFAQDGFFVPLTTAQARLAAPGLEAIEKYGMYQLKTSALRDYLAKAPLENRVTTTPLRLAIPLPDGTTELFVMAESPVLAPAVAAQHPDIKTYTGTGTTHPAYTIRLSLTSSGFDAIVLGVSNGAVYVTKVTGDSGDQRYATYFARDVKKSDPVKPFGNLGKCGTLAPAVDALPGRSAANARAALNNTGTTLRTFRLAVAATKGFTNTKGGKTVDGSFNAVVGYVNRLNAVYRRELSVAFTLVSGTNTIFTDQSDGGYVDGDGGGKALPRNQVVLDDIIKDANYDIGHVLGYGGGSGEGLASLETVCITSRKARAYTGVGDGSFAPVFDDQAFNHEVGHQFGMTHTFNSSLGACTTRESTTSVEPGAGTTIMSYGFTCPASSNNPASNDDYETPKYQPFLNFHTVSYQQAVAYIGTLACFTSTQLNNAVPVISNFPSNVTIPRSTPFSLSATAADADAADKLTYSWEGTNIGLEVPNNTVLANTAKPPFFRSYEPVPNSVRTYPRLEAILDGSNYAKGDKLPSVGVATTHVLTVRDNVGGVTFQGVTVTIDGNSGPFLETTNLSGTHPANSVQTISWNVANTTAPPVNCAAVNILLSTDGGQTFPIVLLADAPNTGTASVRFPDVRTTQARIKIAGSNTIFFDISNANFTIGDPVVLTGAPIVKVSSTDPSASEGGSNGNGRLATPGGRRAATDPGFIQFERSSGQGTLVVNYTIEGTATNGVDFTTLPTSIVFAEGQTVVTEELDPLEDDLVENDETVVITLLDSDSYDPDPDNLTTTVTIKDRVTTSFAITGVTTVGCIPVVGDPNRRSLTFLPQYSGTSGQPISFSVVNEMLPTTAAGPYMLSIYVDNPTITLKATQSGTTGEASFVYNWLAACGTTPPPPGGAFAITGVTTVGCIPVVGDPNRRSLTFLPQYSGTSGQPISFSVVNEMLPTTTAGPYVLSIYVDNPTITLKATQSGTTGEASFVYNWLAACGFKADVQERMAKEIGTQNSMVIRVLGNPITDGRVYIEITGAAGQPLQLHIVNTRGTVVSSHRIEQSGSIERYTFDVGRQPVGTLLLRVATPTQANTITLLKAE is encoded by the coding sequence ATGCGAAACGCTACCAATTATGTTCGTGGCCAACTGAGTGCCCGCCCGATTCTGTCCGCGTTGTTTGTTTGGCTCCTTTTCAGCGGGGGAGTTGCCTTCGCGCAGGATGGCTTCTTTGTTCCCCTCACAACCGCGCAGGCCCGGCTGGCTGCGCCCGGTCTCGAAGCAATTGAAAAGTACGGGATGTACCAGCTCAAAACGTCCGCCCTGCGCGACTATCTGGCGAAAGCACCCCTCGAAAACCGGGTAACCACCACCCCGCTCCGGCTTGCTATACCGCTGCCCGATGGCACCACCGAACTGTTTGTGATGGCGGAATCACCTGTTCTGGCACCAGCCGTAGCCGCGCAGCACCCCGATATTAAAACCTATACCGGAACGGGTACTACGCACCCGGCCTACACAATTCGGCTCAGTTTAACCTCCAGCGGCTTCGATGCCATCGTTTTAGGCGTCAGTAACGGTGCCGTCTATGTAACAAAGGTTACCGGTGACTCCGGCGACCAGCGTTACGCGACGTATTTTGCCCGTGATGTAAAAAAAAGTGATCCCGTCAAACCCTTTGGTAATCTGGGCAAATGCGGTACGTTAGCCCCTGCCGTAGATGCGCTGCCCGGCAGGTCGGCGGCAAACGCCCGCGCAGCCCTCAACAATACCGGGACAACCCTACGCACCTTCCGGCTGGCCGTAGCTGCCACGAAAGGATTTACGAACACCAAAGGAGGAAAAACCGTAGATGGCTCGTTTAATGCGGTGGTTGGCTATGTAAACCGGCTGAACGCGGTATATCGGCGGGAGTTGAGCGTCGCCTTCACGTTAGTGAGCGGCACCAACACCATATTCACCGACCAGTCGGACGGAGGCTACGTTGATGGAGATGGTGGTGGTAAGGCACTCCCCCGCAATCAGGTTGTTTTGGACGACATCATTAAGGACGCCAACTACGATATTGGACACGTACTGGGTTACGGCGGTGGTTCTGGTGAGGGACTTGCGTCTCTAGAAACGGTCTGCATAACGAGTAGAAAAGCGCGGGCCTACACGGGCGTAGGCGACGGCTCGTTTGCCCCCGTCTTCGATGATCAGGCCTTCAACCATGAAGTGGGGCACCAATTCGGTATGACCCATACCTTCAACAGCTCTCTAGGGGCCTGTACCACCCGCGAATCTACGACCTCCGTTGAACCCGGTGCCGGTACGACGATCATGAGCTACGGCTTCACCTGTCCTGCCTCCTCCAACAATCCGGCTTCGAACGATGACTATGAAACTCCAAAGTATCAGCCGTTTCTGAACTTCCATACCGTCAGCTATCAGCAGGCAGTTGCCTACATTGGCACCCTAGCTTGTTTCACCAGCACCCAACTAAACAACGCGGTACCGGTAATCAGTAACTTCCCTTCGAACGTCACCATTCCACGGTCTACACCGTTCTCCTTGTCGGCGACGGCCGCTGATGCCGATGCGGCAGACAAACTAACCTATTCCTGGGAAGGTACGAACATCGGCCTTGAGGTACCTAACAATACCGTACTAGCTAACACGGCAAAGCCCCCCTTTTTTCGAAGCTACGAACCTGTTCCAAACAGCGTCCGTACGTATCCCCGGCTGGAGGCCATCCTAGACGGATCAAACTATGCCAAAGGCGATAAGCTTCCTTCGGTCGGTGTGGCCACGACCCACGTACTCACGGTGCGCGACAACGTGGGGGGCGTAACATTTCAGGGAGTGACCGTAACCATTGATGGTAACTCGGGCCCATTTCTGGAGACGACCAATCTGTCGGGTACGCACCCCGCCAACTCGGTTCAGACCATTAGCTGGAACGTAGCCAACACAACGGCCCCGCCCGTGAACTGTGCTGCTGTAAACATCTTACTATCGACTGATGGCGGGCAAACCTTTCCCATAGTCCTGCTGGCTGATGCGCCGAATACGGGGACTGCCAGTGTCCGGTTTCCGGATGTACGAACGACCCAGGCCCGGATCAAAATAGCAGGCAGCAACACCATTTTCTTCGATATATCGAATGCCAATTTCACGATCGGCGATCCAGTTGTACTCACGGGAGCACCTATTGTTAAAGTGAGCAGCACGGATCCCAGCGCGTCCGAAGGCGGCTCGAACGGCAACGGGCGGCTGGCAACTCCGGGAGGCCGACGGGCGGCTACTGATCCAGGGTTCATCCAGTTCGAGCGCAGTAGCGGACAGGGAACGCTGGTGGTCAACTACACAATTGAAGGTACGGCCACCAACGGGGTTGATTTTACGACGCTTCCCACCTCAATAGTGTTTGCCGAAGGGCAGACAGTTGTGACGGAAGAATTAGATCCATTAGAGGATGACCTCGTTGAGAACGACGAGACCGTTGTTATCACGCTGCTTGACAGCGATAGCTATGATCCGGATCCCGACAATCTGACAACGACCGTCACCATCAAAGACCGCGTCACGACTTCCTTCGCCATCACGGGAGTGACGACGGTAGGTTGTATACCCGTAGTGGGTGACCCCAACCGTCGTTCGCTCACCTTCCTGCCTCAGTACAGTGGAACCAGTGGCCAACCGATTAGTTTCTCGGTCGTGAACGAAATGCTGCCTACCACCGCAGCGGGTCCCTATATGCTGAGTATCTATGTCGACAACCCAACCATCACGCTCAAAGCTACCCAATCGGGCACGACTGGCGAAGCCAGTTTTGTTTATAACTGGCTGGCTGCCTGCGGTACGACTCCGCCCCCGCCTGGCGGAGCCTTCGCCATCACGGGAGTGACGACGGTAGGTTGTATACCCGTAGTGGGTGACCCCAACCGTCGTTCGCTCACCTTCCTGCCTCAGTATAGTGGAACCAGTGGCCAACCGATTAGTTTCTCGGTCGTGAACGAAATGCTGCCTACCACCACAGCGGGTCCCTACGTGCTGAGTATCTATGTCGACAACCCAACCATCACGCTCAAAGCCACGCAATCGGGCACGACTGGCGAAGCCAGTTTTGTTTATAACTGGCTGGCTGCCTGCGGTTTTAAAGCTGACGTTCAGGAAAGAATGGCCAAAGAGATTGGCACTCAAAATTCAATGGTCATTCGGGTACTAGGCAATCCGATTACCGACGGGCGTGTGTATATAGAAATAACGGGAGCAGCCGGCCAGCCGCTACAGCTGCACATTGTAAATACACGGGGTACGGTGGTCAGTTCACACCGAATAGAGCAGTCCGGCTCCATAGAAAGGTATACGTTCGATGTTGGTCGGCAACCCGTCGGAACACTGCTTTTACGGGTCGCCACCCCTACCCAGGCAAATACCATTACATTACTCAAAGCCGAGTAA